A genomic stretch from Hemibagrus wyckioides isolate EC202008001 linkage group LG18, SWU_Hwy_1.0, whole genome shotgun sequence includes:
- the ell2 gene encoding RNA polymerase II elongation factor ELL2 isoform X1 — translation MAALSEDGRYGLNCGRNADRITVLHVKLTETAIRALENYQNCKNVPSSQPTIHFQGLQGRIKIPKSDVSDGSHIFDFYLSNVGKDNPQGSFECIEQHVSSSGVPRLSSLGAIQDKITVCATNDSYQVTRERMTQAEEDTRRKGTKVIKPGGQFRGTKVQIRKPAPSAPDPVPERKRSTPMNPANTIRKCLTNNPVSQRPYRERIIHLLALRSYKKLEVLARLQRDGISQKDRNSLGSTLQQVANLNPKDNSYSLKDFIYREVHRDWPGYSEDERVQVDRILARKLGLPADSLSSSSSPKEPTSPQKRQPQGDFIDPLMSKKPRISHLSSRGAHGSSDRRPPTETEEKRPAPPVNAACPGPSSQPPVSHPPSGSNSNSPSTPEGRGTQDLPLDQSSTCGEETERYAPRSLTPSTTFLPPSATSPAANSSKKPKKKSKKHKDKERERRGDDESVRHREVQAEKEERPRKRHRTEAETHSPSNVNSPSDAELHREERTSKPELTELSTPVIPDYIAKYTAVVSTDQRQRYKDDFNAEYDEYRTLHARVENITRRFTQLDTQCRRLLPGTKEYQEVHEEVLQEYKKVKQHNPNYHEEKQRCEYLHNKLAHIKRLIADFDQRRAQSWR, via the exons ATGGCCGCTCTCTCCGAGGACGGGAGATACGGACTCAATTGCGGCCGCAATGCCGACAGAATCACCGTTTTGCACGTAAAACTCACCGAGACGGCCATACGAGCGCTAGAAAACTACCAAAACTGTAAG aATGTACCGTCCTCACAGCCAACAATACATTTCCAAGGACTGCAAGGG CGCATCAAGATTCCAAAGTCTGACGTCTCGGATGGATCTCATATCTTCGATTTCTACCTGTCCAATGTCGGCAAGGACAATCCTCAGGGAAGCTTTGAATGCATTGAGCAGCATGTGTCCAG CTCCGGCGTCCCCCGCTTGTCCTCTCTGGGGGCGATCCAGGACAAAATCACGGTGTGCGCCACCAACGATTCCTACCAGGTGACCAGAGAGCGCATGACGCAGGCCGAGGAGGACACGCGCAGGAAGGGCACCAAGGTCATCAAACCCGGAGGGCAATTCAGAG GTACAAAGGTGCAGATCCGAAAGCCAGCTCCCTCCGCCCCCGACCCGGTCCCAGAGAGGAAACGGTCGACCCCCATGAACCCAGCCAACACCATCCGCAAGTGCCTTACCAACAACCCAGTATCCCAGCGGCCATACCGGGAGCGCATCATCCACCTGCTGGCTCTGCGCTCCTACAAGAAGCTGGAGGTCTTGGCCAGGCTGCAGCGAGACGGGATCAGCCAAAAGGACCGCAACTCGCTGGGGAGCACCTTACAGCAG GTTGCAAATCTGAACCCAAAGGATAACTCGTACTCCTTAAAGGACTTCATTTACCGTGAGGTCCACAGAGACTGGCCCGGCTACTCGGAGGATGAGCGTGTTCAGGTGGACCGGATCTTGGCTCG TAAACTGGGCCTGCCTGCAGATTCACTCTCATCCAGCAGTTCTCCAAAAGAACCAACATCACCACAG aagcGCCAGCCTCAGGGTGACTTCATCGACCCTCTGATGTCCAAAAAACCCCGTATCTCCCACCTCAGCAGCCGAGGAGCTCATGGCTCGTCGGATCGCCGCCCGCCTACAGAAACCGAAGAGAAGAGACCAGCTCCTCCAGTGAATGCAGCCTGCCCGGGTCCTTCGTCCCAGCCTCCAGTGTCCCACCCTCCCTCTGGTTCGAACTCCAACTCGCCCAGCACACCCGAGGGCCGCGGAACCCAGGACCTGCCCCTGGACCAGAGCTCCACATGCGGGGAGGAGACGGAACGCTACGCTCCCCGCTCCCTCACTCCCAGCACCACCTTTCTCCCACCTTCTGCCACATCCCCAGCAGCCAACAGTAGCAAAAAGCCCAAAAAGAAGTCAAAGAAGCACAAAGACAAGGAGCGGGAAAGGAGAGGAGACGACGAGAGCGTGCGGCACAGGGAGGTCCAGGCCGAGAAGGAGGAAAGGCCGAGAAAGAGACACCGCACCGAGGCAGAGACGCACTCGCCGTCCAACGTGAACAGCCCTTCAGATGCAGAACTGCACAGAGAAG AGAGAACAAGCAAACCTGAGCTTACTGAACTATCCACCCCGGTGATACCTGATTATATAGC TAAATACACTGCGGTAGTGTCTACGGATCAGCGGCAGCGCTACAAGGACGACTTTAATGCCGAGTACGATGAATATCGCACTCTTCATGCTCGTGTGGAGAACATCACAAGGCGCTTCACACAGCTGGACACTCAGTGCCGACGCCTGCTACCCGGAACCAAAGAGTACCAG GAGGTGCACGAAGAGGTGCTTCAAGAATACAAGAAAGTCAAACAA CACAACCCGAATTACCACGAAGAGAAGCAGCGCTGTGAGTACCTGCACAACAAGCTGGCCCACATCAAGAGGCTCATTGCTGACTTTGACCAGCGGAGGGCGCAGTCCTGGCGTTAA
- the ell2 gene encoding RNA polymerase II elongation factor ELL2 isoform X3: MKLFFALFLKILHVIIFIFCAHCHIQGPPFLTNESSLIEFPCTTCCNCLHRVSGSVKLTSFYLCGRAKCTKVQIRKPAPSAPDPVPERKRSTPMNPANTIRKCLTNNPVSQRPYRERIIHLLALRSYKKLEVLARLQRDGISQKDRNSLGSTLQQVANLNPKDNSYSLKDFIYREVHRDWPGYSEDERVQVDRILARKLGLPADSLSSSSSPKEPTSPQKRQPQGDFIDPLMSKKPRISHLSSRGAHGSSDRRPPTETEEKRPAPPVNAACPGPSSQPPVSHPPSGSNSNSPSTPEGRGTQDLPLDQSSTCGEETERYAPRSLTPSTTFLPPSATSPAANSSKKPKKKSKKHKDKERERRGDDESVRHREVQAEKEERPRKRHRTEAETHSPSNVNSPSDAELHREERTSKPELTELSTPVIPDYIAKYTAVVSTDQRQRYKDDFNAEYDEYRTLHARVENITRRFTQLDTQCRRLLPGTKEYQEVHEEVLQEYKKVKQHNPNYHEEKQRCEYLHNKLAHIKRLIADFDQRRAQSWR; the protein is encoded by the exons atgaaacttttttttgcactttttttgaaaattttgcatgtaattattttcattttctgtgcTCACTGCCACATCCAAGGTCCACCCTTTCTCACTAATGAAAGCTCATTGATTGAGTTTCCCTGCACCACCTGCTGTAACTGCTTGCATCGTGTGAGCGGTTCAGTGAAGTTAACATCCTTCTATTTGTGTGGAAGGGCAAAAT GTACAAAGGTGCAGATCCGAAAGCCAGCTCCCTCCGCCCCCGACCCGGTCCCAGAGAGGAAACGGTCGACCCCCATGAACCCAGCCAACACCATCCGCAAGTGCCTTACCAACAACCCAGTATCCCAGCGGCCATACCGGGAGCGCATCATCCACCTGCTGGCTCTGCGCTCCTACAAGAAGCTGGAGGTCTTGGCCAGGCTGCAGCGAGACGGGATCAGCCAAAAGGACCGCAACTCGCTGGGGAGCACCTTACAGCAG GTTGCAAATCTGAACCCAAAGGATAACTCGTACTCCTTAAAGGACTTCATTTACCGTGAGGTCCACAGAGACTGGCCCGGCTACTCGGAGGATGAGCGTGTTCAGGTGGACCGGATCTTGGCTCG TAAACTGGGCCTGCCTGCAGATTCACTCTCATCCAGCAGTTCTCCAAAAGAACCAACATCACCACAG aagcGCCAGCCTCAGGGTGACTTCATCGACCCTCTGATGTCCAAAAAACCCCGTATCTCCCACCTCAGCAGCCGAGGAGCTCATGGCTCGTCGGATCGCCGCCCGCCTACAGAAACCGAAGAGAAGAGACCAGCTCCTCCAGTGAATGCAGCCTGCCCGGGTCCTTCGTCCCAGCCTCCAGTGTCCCACCCTCCCTCTGGTTCGAACTCCAACTCGCCCAGCACACCCGAGGGCCGCGGAACCCAGGACCTGCCCCTGGACCAGAGCTCCACATGCGGGGAGGAGACGGAACGCTACGCTCCCCGCTCCCTCACTCCCAGCACCACCTTTCTCCCACCTTCTGCCACATCCCCAGCAGCCAACAGTAGCAAAAAGCCCAAAAAGAAGTCAAAGAAGCACAAAGACAAGGAGCGGGAAAGGAGAGGAGACGACGAGAGCGTGCGGCACAGGGAGGTCCAGGCCGAGAAGGAGGAAAGGCCGAGAAAGAGACACCGCACCGAGGCAGAGACGCACTCGCCGTCCAACGTGAACAGCCCTTCAGATGCAGAACTGCACAGAGAAG AGAGAACAAGCAAACCTGAGCTTACTGAACTATCCACCCCGGTGATACCTGATTATATAGC TAAATACACTGCGGTAGTGTCTACGGATCAGCGGCAGCGCTACAAGGACGACTTTAATGCCGAGTACGATGAATATCGCACTCTTCATGCTCGTGTGGAGAACATCACAAGGCGCTTCACACAGCTGGACACTCAGTGCCGACGCCTGCTACCCGGAACCAAAGAGTACCAG GAGGTGCACGAAGAGGTGCTTCAAGAATACAAGAAAGTCAAACAA CACAACCCGAATTACCACGAAGAGAAGCAGCGCTGTGAGTACCTGCACAACAAGCTGGCCCACATCAAGAGGCTCATTGCTGACTTTGACCAGCGGAGGGCGCAGTCCTGGCGTTAA
- the glrx gene encoding glutaredoxin-1 — protein MAQEFVQARIKGDKVVVFLKPTCPYCVLAKDVLSKYSFKAGHLEFIDISGRDNMGAIQDYLQQITGARTVPRVFIGEECIGGGSDVEGLDKSGKLEGMLQKIGALQ, from the exons ATGGCTCAGGAGTTTGTCCAGGCTCGAATTAAAGGAGACAAAGTGGTTGTGTTTCTGAAACCAACCTGTCCTTACTGCGTGCTCGCCAAAGACGTGTTGTCCAAGTACAGCTTCAAAGCCGGACATTTGGAGTTCATCGACATCAGCGGGCGAGACAACATGGGCGCCATTCAGGATTACTTACAGCAGATCACCGGGGCTAGGACT GTGCCACGTGTGTTTATAGGTGAAGAGTGTATCGGAGGAGGCAGCGACGTGGAAGGACTTGACAAAAGTGGAAAACTGGAAGGGATGCTGCAGAAAATCGGAGCGCTGCAGTAA
- the ell2 gene encoding RNA polymerase II elongation factor ELL2 isoform X2 — translation MAALSEDGRYGLNCGRNADRITVLHVKLTETAIRALENYQNCKNVPSSQPTIHFQGLQGRIKIPKSDVSDGSHIFDFYLSNVGKDNPQGSFECIEQHVSSSGVPRLSSLGAIQDKITVCATNDSYQVTRERMTQAEEDTRRKGTKVIKPGGQFRGTKVQIRKPAPSAPDPVPERKRSTPMNPANTIRKCLTNNPVSQRPYRERIIHLLALRSYKKLEVLARLQRDGISQKDRNSLGSTLQQVANLNPKDNSYSLKDFIYREVHRDWPGYSEDERVQVDRILARKLGLPADSLSSSSSPKEPTSPQRQPQGDFIDPLMSKKPRISHLSSRGAHGSSDRRPPTETEEKRPAPPVNAACPGPSSQPPVSHPPSGSNSNSPSTPEGRGTQDLPLDQSSTCGEETERYAPRSLTPSTTFLPPSATSPAANSSKKPKKKSKKHKDKERERRGDDESVRHREVQAEKEERPRKRHRTEAETHSPSNVNSPSDAELHREERTSKPELTELSTPVIPDYIAKYTAVVSTDQRQRYKDDFNAEYDEYRTLHARVENITRRFTQLDTQCRRLLPGTKEYQEVHEEVLQEYKKVKQHNPNYHEEKQRCEYLHNKLAHIKRLIADFDQRRAQSWR, via the exons ATGGCCGCTCTCTCCGAGGACGGGAGATACGGACTCAATTGCGGCCGCAATGCCGACAGAATCACCGTTTTGCACGTAAAACTCACCGAGACGGCCATACGAGCGCTAGAAAACTACCAAAACTGTAAG aATGTACCGTCCTCACAGCCAACAATACATTTCCAAGGACTGCAAGGG CGCATCAAGATTCCAAAGTCTGACGTCTCGGATGGATCTCATATCTTCGATTTCTACCTGTCCAATGTCGGCAAGGACAATCCTCAGGGAAGCTTTGAATGCATTGAGCAGCATGTGTCCAG CTCCGGCGTCCCCCGCTTGTCCTCTCTGGGGGCGATCCAGGACAAAATCACGGTGTGCGCCACCAACGATTCCTACCAGGTGACCAGAGAGCGCATGACGCAGGCCGAGGAGGACACGCGCAGGAAGGGCACCAAGGTCATCAAACCCGGAGGGCAATTCAGAG GTACAAAGGTGCAGATCCGAAAGCCAGCTCCCTCCGCCCCCGACCCGGTCCCAGAGAGGAAACGGTCGACCCCCATGAACCCAGCCAACACCATCCGCAAGTGCCTTACCAACAACCCAGTATCCCAGCGGCCATACCGGGAGCGCATCATCCACCTGCTGGCTCTGCGCTCCTACAAGAAGCTGGAGGTCTTGGCCAGGCTGCAGCGAGACGGGATCAGCCAAAAGGACCGCAACTCGCTGGGGAGCACCTTACAGCAG GTTGCAAATCTGAACCCAAAGGATAACTCGTACTCCTTAAAGGACTTCATTTACCGTGAGGTCCACAGAGACTGGCCCGGCTACTCGGAGGATGAGCGTGTTCAGGTGGACCGGATCTTGGCTCG TAAACTGGGCCTGCCTGCAGATTCACTCTCATCCAGCAGTTCTCCAAAAGAACCAACATCACCACAG cGCCAGCCTCAGGGTGACTTCATCGACCCTCTGATGTCCAAAAAACCCCGTATCTCCCACCTCAGCAGCCGAGGAGCTCATGGCTCGTCGGATCGCCGCCCGCCTACAGAAACCGAAGAGAAGAGACCAGCTCCTCCAGTGAATGCAGCCTGCCCGGGTCCTTCGTCCCAGCCTCCAGTGTCCCACCCTCCCTCTGGTTCGAACTCCAACTCGCCCAGCACACCCGAGGGCCGCGGAACCCAGGACCTGCCCCTGGACCAGAGCTCCACATGCGGGGAGGAGACGGAACGCTACGCTCCCCGCTCCCTCACTCCCAGCACCACCTTTCTCCCACCTTCTGCCACATCCCCAGCAGCCAACAGTAGCAAAAAGCCCAAAAAGAAGTCAAAGAAGCACAAAGACAAGGAGCGGGAAAGGAGAGGAGACGACGAGAGCGTGCGGCACAGGGAGGTCCAGGCCGAGAAGGAGGAAAGGCCGAGAAAGAGACACCGCACCGAGGCAGAGACGCACTCGCCGTCCAACGTGAACAGCCCTTCAGATGCAGAACTGCACAGAGAAG AGAGAACAAGCAAACCTGAGCTTACTGAACTATCCACCCCGGTGATACCTGATTATATAGC TAAATACACTGCGGTAGTGTCTACGGATCAGCGGCAGCGCTACAAGGACGACTTTAATGCCGAGTACGATGAATATCGCACTCTTCATGCTCGTGTGGAGAACATCACAAGGCGCTTCACACAGCTGGACACTCAGTGCCGACGCCTGCTACCCGGAACCAAAGAGTACCAG GAGGTGCACGAAGAGGTGCTTCAAGAATACAAGAAAGTCAAACAA CACAACCCGAATTACCACGAAGAGAAGCAGCGCTGTGAGTACCTGCACAACAAGCTGGCCCACATCAAGAGGCTCATTGCTGACTTTGACCAGCGGAGGGCGCAGTCCTGGCGTTAA